taGCGGTctttatgtgtatatgcatgtgtctgtgtatctgtgtgtatcggtctatatgtgtatatgtgtgtctgtgtatctgcatgtgtgtcagtgtgtgcccctgtgtatctgtctgtgtatctgaatatgtgtcagtatgtgtgtctgtatgtgtttgtgtaactgcatgtgtgtccgtgtatgtatctgtatgtgtgttattgtgtgtatctgcatatatgtcagggtgtgtttgtctgtttatctgtgttttagtgtgtgtctgcatgtttgtcagtgagtatctgtatatctgtatgtgtgccagtgtgtatctgtgtatgcacctgtgtatctgtctttgtatgtctgtgtatttagatgtatgtacctgtgtatgtctGAGCCTGTGCATGTGTGAGTCTGCATTTGTgtttgcatctgcatgtgtgtctgtgtgtgaattttCACTAGGTAAAAAATAAGTGTGGCTAAGTCTACGATctatgtgtgtggttttttttgtgtgtgtgtctttgggtGGAAGGCGTGTTTGCATGCTAGAAGGTGGGCgggaggggaccagggggcccaagctaatgcttgcccagggtccagtcaacattaaagacggccctgtgcatgtgatgtatttgtgctttataaggggctCCCTGCCCCCTGATTAAACATTCCTGAGTATTTCATCAACCGGGAAACATGTGTTTGGTGTGATTTACTTTGGAAAGCATgcatgcaccataaccaatttgaaaaggggcagatacacaacAATAATCAATTGATTGAATTGATATCCACTTCAATTGGTATTTAAAAATCAAGAAAAAGCAAAGGAATTACTAGAGCTGGAATAATATTATATGGAGTGAAATAGAACAAGGGGAGAGAGGGATAGATACGACAAGGAAGAACAATAAGGTGGTAGGAGATAGAGGAGAGGAAAgttaaagggggggaggggaagggacgcAGAATCACATTCGATGAGAGGACAATAACAGAACCTCTCATGTAAATTGTCACGCACTAATGAACTTTCAATAAATTCTAAAATAGACACGAATCTGAAATAggtagaataataaaataatacatagaataaaaatgagaaaaaggcTACTAAAATAGAACACATGTTGGTGCATAAAGTATGTCAATTCACATAGATATATAATTGAGATGATTAACTTTACAAGCAGATAGAATATTTTAGAGGTTCTATACATATAACGTAAGCACAGATGCACTTTAGATAATAGATAAGGGGATGGCAATGCAATTCATCTCAGTACACTTATTTCTATATGGGTATATAGACATAGATACCTATATGCGAATTCACCAATTAGTATGGCTATTCACCTGTTTAAACTCATAGATTTTCCTTCCACTTATATAATCAGGTACTTGCCTGTCTTTTTTTCTCCCACATGTCTTTAATATCTAACATAATGGAAAACAGATAAATAAGAAAAAGTCTCAACTAGGGGAATACTGtttttctattatattatatgaagatatgtatatgtgtttatgcataTTTACGTGTAGGTATATGTGCATGTACATGTATATATGGATGTACATATGCATACCTCCTCCCTAAAACTCTTGACTGAATACCTCCAGAAGAGAGTTTTTCCTTGCCTTAGGTCAATAGGACCGTTTAGGAGCTATAGAGTCTTGGCATTCAATGTGATGTTTTTTATGTTGTATGTCATTATTGGTAAATGCTTTTTGTATGTCcagcccagtggtgtattttggatttgtgctgccctaggcacaactaaattcgggcacccacAAAATCTAGATTTGCCcacccaattcgtgtcaaggccatttttttgactgacagacacatgccctcattgaaacatgcactgatatacactcactgacagatacacagtcattagcacacactgtttaaccaacacacactttcactgacagacacacactgacacacccactcactgacaggcacacactctcagatgcacataaaattacatacacacactgacacacactcacaggcacacccattctcactccgCAATCGCAATCCGGTGACTCTATAgtatttaaaaaagtattttttttgtttgttttttttaaagcaatcacCGTACGTATTCCCCAGATACCATTGATCTCTCTGGGCTTAACTTACCGGTACCTTTTCATGTTTGGTAACTTGTGGCTACCCTGTAATTATCGGTCAACGCTTCTTTCCCTGGggtattattgtatatatttaagcTGTTATAAGTCATTTGAAACTCATATTATTCAATAAAGGTTGCTTTTATATTCAttgcctcccccccgcccccctcctgAGGTGCATTAGGTACACTCCTGTTTTTTCTTGTTGTGGTTTTATAATGAGTACAATTTATCCTTGAgagtcacaaaaaacaaactaacaaCAAAAGCGAAATAAACACAGATATCAGAAAGTGTTACATTTGTTATGCATGATTCACACTGTATCAATTGGTTTTAAGCATTGGTGGATTTCGTATAGGAAGAACAAAATCAACACAGAgcaattaatgactttatttttcAAGGTTAATAATGTTTAAAGTAGCTTATTTGCCAGTAAGTCATATTGGTAACGAAAGTGTACAAAGTCTACAATTCTGTATCTGAGGGATGACTCACGTATTATAAGAGTCTTGCGGAAACCCATTTTCTCGTACAATTTCCATGCGTCAACTTGGGGCAATGAAGTCTGCAGGACAACAGCGTCAGAGCCTCTATTTCGGGCAAACTCGATAACTGTTCTGCACAAGGCTTTAGCGATCCCTTTACCTCTGTGACTCCGGGCAACAGTCAGTCTCTTGAGCTCTGTGTGTTTATCCTCACTGGAGTACGATGATGGGACAGCAGCCACTGCACCCACCACTTCCCCACCAGACTCTGCCACCCAAAATCCATAACCATCTCTCTGCAGGTAATATTTCTGGATGTTCAACATGTCATCTGACAGGCACTGGTCAACATAATAAGAATAAACATATCTGGAGCAGATCCATATTATACTTAATGCAATGACCACAGCCAAGATGGACAAAATAACAGATCCAGTGACACACAAAGGAATCAGAAACATGACCAGCGTGAAAAGCCAATTTCGTGTGACACTTATGGCATGACGGAAGGCCATGTGAGAGTGCTCAAGATTCCCACGGGCAAACAGGCCCCTGACCACTTCATAGTCCGAGTCCTTGTACAGACGGATAGAGAAACTGGACATGATGATACCCCTCAAAAGAAGAGAACAGGGTTAATAATTCATAGGGTTTACAAACTATTTTAACATCGGTATGGAGTGGATTGGATGAGTGTTTAGATTGGCATGTTAGACAGAGATGGTATATTGACAAACGGAGtcctctacagggagtgcagaattattaggcaagttgtatttttgaagattcattttattattgaacaacaaccatgttctcaatgaacccaaaaaactcattaatatcaaagctgaatatttttggaagtagtttttagtttgtttttagttatagctattttagggggatatctgtgtgtgcaggtgactattactgtgcataattattaggcaacttaacaaaaaacaaatatatacccatttcaattatttatttttaccagtgaaaccaatataacatctcaacattcacaaatatacatttctgacattcaaaaacataacaaaaacaaatcagtgaccaatatagccacctttctttgcaaggacactcaaaagcctgccatccatggattctgtcagtgttttgatctgttcaccatcaacattgcgtgcagaagcaaccacagcctcccagacactgttcagagaggtgtactgttttccctccttgtaaatctcacatttgatgatggaccacaggttctcaatggggttcagatcaggtgaacaaggaggccatgtcattagattttcttcttttataccctttcttgccagccacgctgtggagtacttggacgcgtgtgatggagcattgtcctgcatgaaaatcatgtttttcttgaaggatgcagacttcttcctgtaatactgcttgaagaaggtgtcttccagaaactggcagtaggactgggagttgagcttgactccatcctcaacccgaaaaggccccacaagctcatctttgatgataccagcccaaaccagtactccacctccaccttgctggcgtctgagtcggactggagctctctgccctttaccaatccattcatctggcccatcaagactcactctcatttcatcagtccataaaaccttagaaatatcagtcttgagatatttcttggcccagtcttgacgtttcagcttgtgtgtcttgttcagtggtggtcgtctttcagcctttcttaccttggccatgtctctgagtattgcacaccttgtgcttttgggcactccaatgatgttgcagctctgaaatatggccaaactggtggcaagtggcatcttggcagctgcacgcttgacttttctcagttcatgggcagttattttgcgccttggtttctccacacgcttcttgcgaccctgttgtctattttgaatgaaacgcttgattgttcgatgatcacgcttcagaagctttgcaattttaagagtgctgcatccctctgcaagatatctcactatttttgacttttctgagcctgtcaagtccttcttttgacccattttgccaaaggaaaggaagttgcctaataattatgcacacctgatatagggtgttgatgtcattagaccacaccccttctcattacagagatgcacatcacctaatatgcttaattggtagtaggctttcgagcctatacagcttggagtaagacaacatgcataaagaggatgacgtggtcaaaatactcatttgcctaataattctgcactccctgtatttattCGAAAGTCTATGTAGAGTTATAATATACAGGAATTAATTCATGTCACCTTTACATATCTGAGACCTACCTTTAGACAGCTTGTAGACTGGTCTCTCAGCTTCAAACTAATTTAAAATGAAGGTCTGTTATTCTTTGGACTTTTCCTAGGTATTAACCTGGTTTACAGCTCTGCCCTTTGGAATAGCTCAAGCCATTCTAcaatcatattatatatatactgccATAAACAATTACCATAAACCTTCAACCCCCATAGAAAGGTATAGTTCTTATTTAACAGAACTGGTAGTGAAAAAAGACACTAGCATAACACACCCCTCCTTCAAAATTCAACTTGAAAGACTGTATCCAGTGTAAGATGCTTGAGCACAAGTTAATATCATCGTCTTTAACACAGAGAactttagatgcactgtgtaggttagattacagttatactgggtgggtttatattattaaagcgacactccaggctgccacacacgttaggtgcactgtgtaggttaggttacagttagttatactgggtggggttatattactaaagggacactccaggctcccacacacgttaagtgcactgtgtaggttaggttacagttagttatactgggtggatttcaattattaaagggacacttcaggctcccacacacgttaggtgcactgtgtaggttaggttacagttagttataatgGGTgggttatattattaaagggacactccaggctcccacacacgttagatccactttgtaggttacagttagttataatgggtgggttaatattattaatgggacactcaaggctcccacacacgttagatgcactgtgtaggttaggttacagttagttatactgggtgggtttatattatttaagggacactccaggctcccacacacgttaggtacacTGTCTAGGTTAGGTTTACAGTTATACTCGGTGTGTTTATTATTAAAGgactccaggttcccacacatgTTATGTGCACTGTGTACTGCAAAGTTATTCAGTGTGTGGAGATCGGGGAGATCGGGGCCCGGGCCCGGCgctgtatcaggaggaggaggaggaggaggaggggcccgGTCCTGTGCACGGAGGCGCGTCGACGTCACTACATGACGCGATGACGTCGACGGGCGCCGCCTGCACGGGACCGGAATCCACACTACAAAAAGAGGGGTCGTCCATCTTCTTCACATCCcaggcccagcaaccagcaaccagccaggtcagccacagaccccccggccccagccacagggccccaggccccagccacagggccacaggccccagccacagggccccaggccccagccacagggccccaggccccagccacagggccccagccacagggccccaggccccagccacagggccccagccacagggccccagccacagggccccaggccccagccagaaaaatataaaataaaaaaaatataaaatcacctataacattCACGGAGCACATATATATGAAACCTGGAATCTGCAGTctcttaaatgagcttacattatggGACACATTGACTTTGTGACAAGCTGATGCAGATGATCGTATACTGTTTGCTtcattcctgtgttttttttaaaaacaattatatttttaaaaacttttaagcTTCTGGGT
Above is a genomic segment from Pelobates fuscus isolate aPelFus1 chromosome 6, aPelFus1.pri, whole genome shotgun sequence containing:
- the LOC134615210 gene encoding N-acetyltransferase 8-like, producing the protein MSSFSIRLYKDSDYEVVRGLFARGNLEHSHMAFRHAISVTRNWLFTLVMFLIPLCVTGSVILSILAVVIALSIIWICSRYVYSYYVDQCLSDDMLNIQKYYLQRDGYGFWVAESGGEVVGAVAAVPSSYSSEDKHTELKRLTVARSHRGKGIAKALCRTVIEFARNRGSDAVVLQTSLPQVDAWKLYEKMGFRKTLIIRESSLRYRIVDFVHFRYQYDLLANKLL